The Prevotella sp. E2-28 genome includes the window CCCGTCACTACTGGCGTTATCGTATGCACCTTACCATCGAGCAACTGATGCAGGCTGACGATTTCAATCGCGAAATTACTATACTCATAAAACAAGGAAACAGGTAAAAGTAAAAAAGTAAAAGGGTAAAAAAGTTAAAAAAATAAGAAATGACAAAGGATCTCAAATTATTTAGTAAGGTATTAAGGCAGGTAGGAAGGATTTTACCTTTTTACCTTTTTACCTTTTTACCTTTCAATGCCATGGCTACAGAGGTAAAATCACCCAATGGAAATATGGTACTTAACTTCACGGTAGAACAGGGACGCCCCGTTTACAGTCTCGAGTATAAAGGACGAGCCGTCGTAAAGCCATCGCATTTGGGGTTGGAACTGGCTAAAGACAAACATGCCTCAATGGGACTTGATGAGAGTGACTTGATGGATAAGTTCATCTTGGATAAGGAAGAAACTTCTACCTTCGATGAAACATGGCAACCCGTATGGGGTGAGACACGTAATATCCGCAATCACTACAACGAATATGTGGCAACTCTGAAACAGCAGTGGCGTTCTGCTCCACCTGCTAGCAAACAGGGAGTACGCCGACAGCCTCGTCAGCATCAGCGAATCATGCTCATTCGTTTCCGTGTGTATGATGATGGTATCGGCTTCCGTTATGAGTTTCCCCAACAGCAGGAGCTGAATTATTTCCTCATCAAGGAAGAGAAAAGCGAGTTCGCAATGACGGGCGACCACACCGCTTGGTGGCTCCCTGGCGACTACGACACACAGGAGCAGGAAACGCAGGAGTGCAAACTCTCTGAGATTCGTGGTCGTATGAAAGAGGCTGTAAACTGGGGCAATAGTAGTGTAGCTGTCTTCAGCGAGACGGGGGTGCAGACCTCACTCCAGATGAAGAGTGCCGATGGATTGTATATCAACATCCATGAGGCAGCCTGTGCAGACTATGCCACGATGCACCTAGAATTAGTTGATGCGCAAACAAAGGCTTTATCTACAGAGCTTAGTGGAGGCAGTAATGCCTATACGCCCGATCCGCAACCCTCATCCTATCCCCTACCAGAGCCCTTTACTTTTGTCAGTCATTTGACACCTGATGCTACAGGTCTGAAGGGTGCAATGCAGACACCTTGCGAGACACCTTGGCGTACAGTGATGGTATCTGATGATGCCCGTGATATGTTGTCGTCAAACCTCATTCTCAACCTCAACGAACCTTGCGCACTGGAGGATGTGAGTTGGATTCACCCCACAAAGTACTGTGGTGTGTGGTGGGAGATGATTGTGGGTAAGTCATCTTGGAATTATACTGATGAGTTCCCTAGCATTAAGCTCGACCGTATTGACTGGACCAAAGTAAAGCCCAATAGTCGTCATGGTGCCAACAACGAGAAAGTAAAGCGCTATATTGACTTCGCTGCCAAGAACGGACTAGACGAAGTGCTAGTAGAGGGCTGGAACGTTGGTTGGGAAGACTGGGCCAACATGTGGAAACGTGATGTATTCGATTTCGTAACGCCCTATCCCGACTTTGATATCAAGATGCTCAATGACTATGCCCACTCGAAAGGCGTAAAGTTATTGATGCACCACGAGACTTCTTCATCAACGCAGAATTACGAGCGTCACATGGAGGCAGCCTTCAATCTGATGAACAAATATGGTTATGATGCTGTGAAGACAGGCTATGTGGGCGACATCATCCCCCGTGGCGACCATCATTATTCGCAGTCTATGAACAACCACTACCTCTATGTGGTAAAGGAAGCCGCTAAACACCATATCATGGTGAATGCTCATGAAGCCACCCGTCCTACAGGTCTTTGTCGCACCTATCCTAATTTGGTTGGCAATGAGAGCGCGCGCGGTATGGAGTATGAGGCCTTTGGTGGCTCTCGTCCCGACCACACCTGTATCCTGCCGTTCACTCGTTTGCAGGGTGGTCCAATGGATTACACACCTGGTATCTTCGTTACTAAATTGAGCGAGTGGAGCGACAATACCTCGTGGGCCCGCATCACACTGGCTGGGTCACTGGCTCTTTACCTCACGATGTATTCACCCCTACAGATGGCTGCCGACCTGCCCGAGAACTATGAGAAGTTCGATGATGCCTTCCAGTTTATCCGCGACGTGGCTTGCGACTGGGACGACTCACGCTATCTGGAGGCCGAGCCTGCCGACTATATCACCGTTGCTCGTAAGGCCAAGGGGACCAACAACTGGTTCATTGGTGGTAAGTGCGATGAGAACGGACATGAGGCCATCGTAAAACTTGACTTCCTTGACAAGGGCAAGAAGTACGACTGTACCATCTATGCCGATGCCAAAGATGCTCACTACGAGACGAATCCCCAGGCCTATACTATCACAAAGAAGGTGGTAAAGGCTGGTCAGACACTGAAGATAAAGGAAGCCCCTGGTGGTGGCTTCGCTGTCTCACTGATAGCTAAGTAATATGAAAAAAATCATTTTTACAGGCATGATAGCCATGATGCTCTCCGCTTGCGACTCTGGTCAGACATCATTTCAGTTCGATGAAATGACCTATTCGCCCAGCGAGACCGTATTTAAGCTTTTTGCCCCTGCCAATGCCCAGTGCTTTGTAGTGGTAGGTGACGACACCCTGCAGATGAAGCAGATGGCCGACACCCTTTGGACAGCCACTGCAAAGGGCGACCATAAAGGACATACCTACCAGTTCTTGGTAGATGGACAGTCCTCACCAGGTGTCTTTGCCAAGGCGGTAAGCGTCAATGGCGAAAAGGGCGTAGTTGTTGATTTGCGCGATAGCGATCCGGAAGGTTGGGCAACTGATCAGCCTGTGCGCCGTTTACCTCAGGATATTGTGGTTTATGAGATGCACCATCGTGATTTCTCTGTCAATCAGCCCTTGGCGCAACATCCTGGTAAGTTTCTTGCGCTGACAGAGCCTTGGGCTATTAATCACCTCAAGGAACTAGGCATCAATGCTGTGCATATCCTGCCCAGTTACGACTACGGCTCAGTAGATGAGACCCGACTCAACGAGCCGCAATACAACTGGGGCTACGACCCCGTAAACTATAATGTGCCTGAGGGCGGCTATAGTACCGATCCCTACGATCCGCTCTGTCGTATCCGTGAGTTCAAGCAGATGGTACAGGCCCTTCATCAGGCTGGCATCGCCGTGATTCTCGATGTGGTGTATAACCATACATACGACATCGACCACTCAAACTTCCAGCGCACCTACCCCGATTATTACTACCGCAAGCTCCCCCTCGTTATCGACGCGTCTCCGTCGGGCTCTTCTCTGTCGGGCTATAGCAACGGCTCTGGCTGTGGCAACGAGACAGCCTCAGAAAAGCCCATGATGCGCCAGTTTATGATAGAGAGCGTGAAATATTGGATCAATGAATACCATATCGACGGTTTCCGTTTCGACCTCATGGGCTGTCATGACATTGAGACGATGAACGCCATTCGACAGGCTGTCGATGAGATTGACCCTAACATCTTTATCTATGGTGAGGGATGGAGCGCAGGTACCTGTGCCCTGCCCAACGAGCTACTGGGCATGAAGGCCAACATTCCTCAGATGCCTCGTATTGCTGCTTTCTCCGATGATATGCGCGATGCCCTGCGTGGCCCGTTCAGTGATGATACGGTGGAGGGCTGGCTGGGAACTAGTGCCGTTACTGACTGTGAGGCAGACATAAATATCCTAAAGGAAAGTATCAAAGCAGGCATTGCTGGTATGATAGAGCATCCGCAGGTGGACTACTCCAAGGTTAACTATTCCGATAAACCTTATGCTACTGAGCCCACTCAGATGATGGCATACGTCAGTTGTCATGACGATATGTGTCTTGTTGACCGTCTCAAGGCCAGTATCCCTCATATCACCGAAGATATGCTAATCCGACTCGATCTGCTGGCTCAGACTGCCGTCTTTACCTCTCAGGGTGTCCCCTTCATGCTTAGTGGTGAGGAATTGCTTCGCACCAAACAGGGTGTACACAACTCGTTCGAGTCGCCCGACAGTATCAACCGTTTGGACTGGCAGAACAAGGAACGCTATCCACAGGTTTTTGATTACTACAAGAACCTCATCGCCCTACGCAAGGCTCATCCCGCCTTCCGCCTAGGTACATCAGAACTCGTACGTCAGCATTTGGAATTTCTCCCTATCGAGAATGACTTTGTAGTGGCCTACCGTTTGAAAGACCATGCCGGCAGTGACGAGTGGCAGGATATCATTGTTATTCTCAATGCCGACAAGTCATCAGTCAGAGTCAATATTCCTGAAGGTCGCTACACCGTGGTGTGCTGTGACGGCAAAGTTGATGAGCAAGGTCTTGGAGAGGTAACAGGCAACAAAGTTCAGGTAAATCCACAATCCGCATTAATCATTCATAACTAACAATCATGAGACGTTTATTGATTTTTAGCCTTCTGATAGGCGCAAGCATAACGATGAGTGCAGCAAAGCAGAAAATTTCTATTGATCGTATAGAGCCTGCCAATTGGTTCGTTGGTATGAAGAACCCACAGGTACAGTTGATGGTCTATGGCTCAGGCATCCGTGATGTACAAGAGGTGACTACCGACTATCCTGGCGTACGGATTGATAGTCTGGTACGCCTTGACTCACCTAACTACCTGCTCATCTATATGAATGTCAAGGATGCCCAACCAGGCAAGATGACTCTGCTCTTCAAATCTCAAAAATCAAAACTCAAGCCTAAAACCTTTGAGTTGAAGGCGCGCGAGAAGAAGGGTGAGGAGCACAAAGGCTTTGATATCAGCGATGTACTCTATCTGCTGATGCCCGACCGCTTTGCCTCTGGCCGTGCCGACAATGACCAGATAGCAGGTATGAACACTTACACTAACGATCGCACACAGCCTTCGTTGCGTCATGGCGGCGATTTGGAGGGCATCCGTCAGCACCTTGATTACTTCACAGAGTTGGGGGTTACAGCCTTGTGGTTCACCCCCTTGTTGGAAAACAACTCGCCCGATAACAATGGTTTCTCTACCTATCACGGCTATGCCACCACCGATTATTATAAGGTGGACCCCCGTTTCGGTTCAAATGAAGAGTATCGACTACTGGTTAACGAGGCCCATCAGAAAGGCCTGAAAGTGGTAATGGACATGATCTTCAACCACTGTGGTTTCGAACATCCCTGGGTAAAAGACCTGCCTTCCAATGACTGGCTCAACCTACACGAATGGTTGAAGGAATCTAATGGAACGAGCGATTCTCGCAACACCAGTTTCCAGCAAACCAGTTACAAACTCACCCCTGTGGTTGATCCCTATGCCTCAGAAGTTGACAAGAAGGAAACAACGGAGGGCTGGTTTGTCTCTACGATGCCCGACCTCAACCAGCACAACCCGCATCTGATGCGCTATCTCATTCAGAACTCCAAATGGTGGATTGAGACCGTAGGTATCGACGGCATCCGCATGGACACCTATCCCTACGCTTTTGCTGAGCCGATGGCACAGTGGATGAAGGAACTCGACGAGGAATACCCCAATTTCAACACTGTGGGGGAGACATGGGTAACAGAGCCTCCTTATACTGCTACTTGGCAGAAGGATTCCAAGCTGTCGGAGCATAATTCCTATCTCAAGACCGTTATGGACTTCTCGTTCTTTGATAAGATGAGTCAGGCTAAGAATGAAGAGACCGATGCGTGGTGGAACGGCATGAACCGCCTTTATAACTCATTTGTCTATGACTATCTCTACCCCAACCCATCATCGGTGATGGCCTTCATCGATAATCACGACACCGACCGTTTCCTGGGTGCTGGTCGCGACTCGCTGATGCTGAAGCAGGCTCTCACCCTGTTGCTCACTGTTCAGCGCATCCCTCAGTTGTATTACGGCACCGAGATTCTGATGAACGGCACCAAAGAGGTGACCGATGGCAATGTGCGTCAGGACTTCCCTGGCGGATTCCCTGGCGACGCACATAATTGCTTCACGAAGGAAGGGCGCTCAAAATCTGAACAGAGTATGTTCAGTTGGCTCAGTCGCCTGCTCCACTGGCGTCAGGGCAACGAGACCATCATCCGTGGCTATCAGACCCAGTTCATCCCTTATAACGGCATCTACGTCATCACCCGCCGCTGGCATCGCAACACCGTGATGACCATCCTCAACGGTACATCGAAGCCAGCCACGATGCCCGTAGCCCGCTATGCCGAGGTCATTGGTAAGACCACACGAGTAAAGGATATCCTCACCGGTCGCTATTATGACCTGTCGAAGGATTTGGAACTCAAGCCCCGCCAATCGCTGGTGCTAGAGTACATCATGGAAGAATAAAACAAGAAAGGAGGGGCCGACGCCCCTCCTTATTTATTTCCTACTTCTTGCCCGACCATTTCAGCAGCCGTTTGTATTCCTTCTTGGAAAGTCGCATAAACGAACCATGCTGAGGAGCCGTCACGCCCTCGATATCAACAGGGTCATGGAAGTTGCGCAGGTTCTCGTCAGCCTTGCAGATACGATAGTGCTTGGGACGGTCGCTATACTGAATATAAGCCACGCGCCAAGTCTTGTCGCCAATGAGTTGGAAGGCACTTGAACCCTCACATTTCTTCTTACCCTCAAACGATACGTAGTCGTCCTCGATGGGCTCGCCCCAGCCGTAGGTCAGGTGGTCACTGGTAGCGGTATAGATGCCGGGCTTGCCGCCCTCTTTCTTAATGAGCATGTGGTATTTGCCGTCGCTCAGCAAGTTAATATCGGCATCGATGGTGGCATACCCCCAGTCAAACAGCAGTCTAGGCTGTGTCAACTTAGTAAAACTCTTGTCGGCATACGAGTAGTACATACGGTCGTACTTCTCCTCAGCACGGTTCCACATCGAGTAGTAAATCATGTAGCCACCCTTGTCGCCGTTCTCCCATACATAATTGGGGTCCCAGAATATCTGCGGTGCCCACACACGATTGATGGTGCTCCAATCCTTGTAAACACTCTCTGCCTCGGGATTAGAAAAGATGCTCACGCCCTGACGATAGTCAAAACTCACGCTCTCCCAGTGAATCAAGTCCTTACTGGTCAGCAGGTCTATACCATAGTTATCCCAGTCATTCTGCTTCTTCAGGGCTTTGGTCATCGCATTGTTCATGTCGGTAGTCACCATCACGTAGCCCTTGCCGTTCCATGAGCGGCAGATATAAGCATCGCGCTGTCCGCCTTCTATGCGGGCGTGCTCTTTAGGGTCCATGATGGGGGCGCCTCCCATGATATCCTGATAATGATACCCATCGCGACTCACGGCGAAGGCCGTCCATTGTCCCTTATCACTCATGTGGCAATACAAATAACCATAGTTGCCCTTCTGTGGATTCTGGGCAGAAGTTGTCAGCACAGATACCATCAGTGCAGCAAATAGCATAAGACTTTTCTTCATAAGAATATTTTTTGATGTTGCAAAAGTAAGCATTTTCAATGGATTAGACAAGAATACTCAAATAATATTTTGTATTTTGCTCACTTATTCGTACCTTTGCAAAAGAAACTAACATCAACAATAAAATGAAGATTATGACTAAGACCTTACTTTCAGCCCTGATGTTGGCTGTATGTGTATCTACAGCTCAGGCTGCCAAGAAGAAACAGGTGGCAGAACAGCCCCAGGACCCCAACGAGATGGTGGCCTATCTCTTCACCTATTTTAATAGTAATGACCCAAAGGATGAGCAGATATGCTATGCCCTGAGTGAAGATGGCTATAACTATACGCCGCTGAATGATGGTATGCCTGTCATCGAGAGCGACACCATCGCCTTTACCCAGTGTGTGCGCGATCCTCATATCATGCGTTGTGAGGATGGCAAGACCTTCTATATGGTAGTCACGGATATGAAGTCAAGTCTGGGCTGGAGCAGCAACCGCGGTATGGTATTGCTGAAAAGTACCGACCTGATAAACTGGCAGCACTCTACCATCAACTTCCCCACACGCTACACAAAGGCATGGAAGAACGTGATTCGTGTGTGGGCGCCAGAGACCATCTACGACCGCAAGGCTGGCAAATATATGGTGTTCTACTCTCTGCGCACCAGCGACCACCGTTCTTACGATAAGATTTATTATCAGTATGCCAACAAGGACTTTACAGACCTGGAGGGCGAACCCCAGTGGCTCTTTGACGCTGGCAATGCCACCATCGATGGTGACATCGTGTATAACGAGGCCGACCAGATGTACCACCTGTTCTACAAACAGGAGTCGGGCCGTGGCATCTATCAGGCCGTGGCAAAGAATCTGACCGATAAGTGGCAGATGATTGGCGGCAACGTGGAGCAGACCAAGGAGTCTGTTGAGGGTGTCGGCGTGTGCAAGACCATCGACGGCAAGTCGTGGATCATCATGTACGACTGCTACGGCAACGGGCATTATCAGTTCTGCAAATCGGAAGACCTGAAGACTTTCAAGTTCGTACAGAATACAGAGATGAAGGGTAAGTTCACACCCCGTCACGGTACCATCATCCCCATCACGCGTGCAGAGAAAGAGCGTCTGCTGAAGGCATTCCCCAACCACAAGCAGCCTATCCTCTCAGGTTTCCATGCCGACCCCGAGGTGCTCTATTCTAATAAGACCAAGAAATACTATATCTATAGCACCACCGACGGTACGCCCGGTTGGGGTGGCCACGACTTCAGTGTTTTCTCTTCCGAGAACCTCATTGACTGGAAGGACGAAGGCAAGATGCTCGACGTGAAAGGCGATCAGGTAAAATGGGCCACGGGTAATGCATGGGCTCCCTGTATCATTGAGAAAAAAGTGGGCAAGGCTTATAAGTATTTCTTCTATTTCTCGGCTCACAATCCTCAGAACAACCGCAAGGAGATTGGTGTTGCCGTGAGCGACAATCCTACCGGTCCTTTCGTGGATAGTGGTGCGCCTATCATCACCGACAATGACCGTCCCAGCGAGGCACGCGGCGGACAGGCCATCGACGTGGACGTGTTTCAGGATCCAAAGAGCGGGAAGTACTACCTCTACTGGGGCAACGGCTTCATGGCAGGCGCAGAGCTCAATGATGATATGCTCTCTGTAAAGAAGGAAACCATTACCCACATGACGCCTAAGGGTGGCAACCTGCAGACATGGGCTTTCCGCGAGGGCGCTTATGTGTTCTATCGCAAGGGCACCTATTATTTCATGTGGAGTGTTGACGATACAGGCTCGCCCAACTACCACGTATGCTACGGTACCAGCAAGTCGCCCCTCGGTCCCATCAATATCGATGAGCAGAACTACCTCGTCATCAAGCAGAAACCCGAGGATAAGATTTATGGCACCGCTCATAACTCTGTGCTCCAGATTCCTGGTAAGGACGAGTGGTACATCGTTTATCATCGCATCAATAAGAACTTCATCCATCACGAGCCAGGCATCCATCGCGAAGTCTGCATCGACCGCATGACGTTCGATAAGCAGGGACGCATTATTCCTGTTGTGCCTACGCTCAATGGTCCTGAACCACTTGCAGCAAAGAAATAACCCTTTTTTGCCAACACTTAACATTGTAAAAATGTAATGTGTTTGGTATGAGGTACTTACGTCTCATTTTGGCGCAAAAAGACCTAACGTAACACTTAACATAGAGTTAACATAGACTTAACATTCATTCGTCAGAAAAAAGGTGAAAGACAAAATTTGAGGTATCTCCCCATGTTAACTCTATGTTAAGTCTATGTTAGGTCTTATGTTAAGTGTTGAAGCTCAGAATTTCTTTCTAAAACCTTTATAACGAGGACTTTACATTTTTGCTATGTTAAGTCTTGCGCAAAAACAATACTTTTGCAAAAAAACGAAAACCTAGCTATTGCATAGATTTATTTCCACCATGGGACTGCCTTGTTCCCGCCGTGGGACTAAATTGTTCCTAGCACGGGAACAACATAGGGCGTATTATCTCTTTCTATGGGTGATGGGTTGTCGTGTAAACTTAAAGAACTGTAGAATAAATGTGTTTTTCCCTTGCGTTTTGCGCGATTATTTGTATATTTGCAGCAGAATAAGGGAAGAAGGAATTGATACCAATGAATAATTTGCAAGCGAAATATGACGATTCAGTTCTTAAACAAAGAAGGAGAAGCCACGCTGACACTCAGCGGACGACTTGATACCGCTGTATCATCGAAAGTGAGTAGCGACATTGAGCAGTCGCTGGCTTCTGCTGACACTATCCGGCATCTTACCGTAGATGCCGGACCGCTGGAGTATATCTCGAGTTCCGGTCTCCGCATCTTGCTGATGTTGGCAAAGCGGTTTAAGGACTTTAGGATTAAGGATGTTAACCCTGAAGTTTACGACGTGCTCAATATGACGGGTTTCACCAAGATGATGACGGTGGAGCGGGCCTTGCGTCAACTGAGCATTGAAGGATGCGAGATGATTGGCGCAGGCGGCGTGGGCACCGTCTATCGACTGGATGGCGACACCATCATCAAGGTGTTCCGTGAGGGCACGACGATGGACGAGGTGAGCAAAGAGATTACCATGTCGAAAGAAGCCTTTGTGATGGGTATGCCAACAGCCATCTCGTTTGATGTGGTAAAGGTAGGCAGCCAGTATGGACTGGTGTACGAGCTATTGCAAGCCCAAACCCTGAGTGCCTGTCTGAAGCAATCACCCGAACGGGTGGATGAACTTGCTCGTAAATATGCCGACCTGTTCCGCCAGATGCATCACATCCAGGTGCCAGCCAGCAGTTGTGTGCCAAATGCCTTGGAACATGAGCGCAGTCAGGTGCTGCATATTCGTCGCTATTTCCCCCAGGAGGAGATAGACTTCTTGCTGCAAATCCTTGATGCCATTCCTAGCGGCAACAGTCTGCTGCACCTGGATCTTCAAGCCAAGAACGCAATGATACAGAATGGCGAACTGATGCTTATCGATATGGGAGAGGTGGGCTATGGACATCCCATCCTCGATTTGGCACATGCTTATTCTGCCATGGTGACTTTGGTGGGCGACTACGAAAAGATTATT containing:
- a CDS encoding glycoside hydrolase family 97 protein encodes the protein MATEVKSPNGNMVLNFTVEQGRPVYSLEYKGRAVVKPSHLGLELAKDKHASMGLDESDLMDKFILDKEETSTFDETWQPVWGETRNIRNHYNEYVATLKQQWRSAPPASKQGVRRQPRQHQRIMLIRFRVYDDGIGFRYEFPQQQELNYFLIKEEKSEFAMTGDHTAWWLPGDYDTQEQETQECKLSEIRGRMKEAVNWGNSSVAVFSETGVQTSLQMKSADGLYINIHEAACADYATMHLELVDAQTKALSTELSGGSNAYTPDPQPSSYPLPEPFTFVSHLTPDATGLKGAMQTPCETPWRTVMVSDDARDMLSSNLILNLNEPCALEDVSWIHPTKYCGVWWEMIVGKSSWNYTDEFPSIKLDRIDWTKVKPNSRHGANNEKVKRYIDFAAKNGLDEVLVEGWNVGWEDWANMWKRDVFDFVTPYPDFDIKMLNDYAHSKGVKLLMHHETSSSTQNYERHMEAAFNLMNKYGYDAVKTGYVGDIIPRGDHHYSQSMNNHYLYVVKEAAKHHIMVNAHEATRPTGLCRTYPNLVGNESARGMEYEAFGGSRPDHTCILPFTRLQGGPMDYTPGIFVTKLSEWSDNTSWARITLAGSLALYLTMYSPLQMAADLPENYEKFDDAFQFIRDVACDWDDSRYLEAEPADYITVARKAKGTNNWFIGGKCDENGHEAIVKLDFLDKGKKYDCTIYADAKDAHYETNPQAYTITKKVVKAGQTLKIKEAPGGGFAVSLIAK
- the pulA gene encoding type I pullulanase, which codes for MIAMMLSACDSGQTSFQFDEMTYSPSETVFKLFAPANAQCFVVVGDDTLQMKQMADTLWTATAKGDHKGHTYQFLVDGQSSPGVFAKAVSVNGEKGVVVDLRDSDPEGWATDQPVRRLPQDIVVYEMHHRDFSVNQPLAQHPGKFLALTEPWAINHLKELGINAVHILPSYDYGSVDETRLNEPQYNWGYDPVNYNVPEGGYSTDPYDPLCRIREFKQMVQALHQAGIAVILDVVYNHTYDIDHSNFQRTYPDYYYRKLPLVIDASPSGSSLSGYSNGSGCGNETASEKPMMRQFMIESVKYWINEYHIDGFRFDLMGCHDIETMNAIRQAVDEIDPNIFIYGEGWSAGTCALPNELLGMKANIPQMPRIAAFSDDMRDALRGPFSDDTVEGWLGTSAVTDCEADINILKESIKAGIAGMIEHPQVDYSKVNYSDKPYATEPTQMMAYVSCHDDMCLVDRLKASIPHITEDMLIRLDLLAQTAVFTSQGVPFMLSGEELLRTKQGVHNSFESPDSINRLDWQNKERYPQVFDYYKNLIALRKAHPAFRLGTSELVRQHLEFLPIENDFVVAYRLKDHAGSDEWQDIIVILNADKSSVRVNIPEGRYTVVCCDGKVDEQGLGEVTGNKVQVNPQSALIIHN
- a CDS encoding glycoside hydrolase family 13 protein, which translates into the protein MRRLLIFSLLIGASITMSAAKQKISIDRIEPANWFVGMKNPQVQLMVYGSGIRDVQEVTTDYPGVRIDSLVRLDSPNYLLIYMNVKDAQPGKMTLLFKSQKSKLKPKTFELKAREKKGEEHKGFDISDVLYLLMPDRFASGRADNDQIAGMNTYTNDRTQPSLRHGGDLEGIRQHLDYFTELGVTALWFTPLLENNSPDNNGFSTYHGYATTDYYKVDPRFGSNEEYRLLVNEAHQKGLKVVMDMIFNHCGFEHPWVKDLPSNDWLNLHEWLKESNGTSDSRNTSFQQTSYKLTPVVDPYASEVDKKETTEGWFVSTMPDLNQHNPHLMRYLIQNSKWWIETVGIDGIRMDTYPYAFAEPMAQWMKELDEEYPNFNTVGETWVTEPPYTATWQKDSKLSEHNSYLKTVMDFSFFDKMSQAKNEETDAWWNGMNRLYNSFVYDYLYPNPSSVMAFIDNHDTDRFLGAGRDSLMLKQALTLLLTVQRIPQLYYGTEILMNGTKEVTDGNVRQDFPGGFPGDAHNCFTKEGRSKSEQSMFSWLSRLLHWRQGNETIIRGYQTQFIPYNGIYVITRRWHRNTVMTILNGTSKPATMPVARYAEVIGKTTRVKDILTGRYYDLSKDLELKPRQSLVLEYIMEE
- a CDS encoding glycoside hydrolase family 43 protein, which codes for MKKSLMLFAALMVSVLTTSAQNPQKGNYGYLYCHMSDKGQWTAFAVSRDGYHYQDIMGGAPIMDPKEHARIEGGQRDAYICRSWNGKGYVMVTTDMNNAMTKALKKQNDWDNYGIDLLTSKDLIHWESVSFDYRQGVSIFSNPEAESVYKDWSTINRVWAPQIFWDPNYVWENGDKGGYMIYYSMWNRAEEKYDRMYYSYADKSFTKLTQPRLLFDWGYATIDADINLLSDGKYHMLIKKEGGKPGIYTATSDHLTYGWGEPIEDDYVSFEGKKKCEGSSAFQLIGDKTWRVAYIQYSDRPKHYRICKADENLRNFHDPVDIEGVTAPQHGSFMRLSKKEYKRLLKWSGKK
- a CDS encoding family 43 glycosylhydrolase → MTKTLLSALMLAVCVSTAQAAKKKQVAEQPQDPNEMVAYLFTYFNSNDPKDEQICYALSEDGYNYTPLNDGMPVIESDTIAFTQCVRDPHIMRCEDGKTFYMVVTDMKSSLGWSSNRGMVLLKSTDLINWQHSTINFPTRYTKAWKNVIRVWAPETIYDRKAGKYMVFYSLRTSDHRSYDKIYYQYANKDFTDLEGEPQWLFDAGNATIDGDIVYNEADQMYHLFYKQESGRGIYQAVAKNLTDKWQMIGGNVEQTKESVEGVGVCKTIDGKSWIIMYDCYGNGHYQFCKSEDLKTFKFVQNTEMKGKFTPRHGTIIPITRAEKERLLKAFPNHKQPILSGFHADPEVLYSNKTKKYYIYSTTDGTPGWGGHDFSVFSSENLIDWKDEGKMLDVKGDQVKWATGNAWAPCIIEKKVGKAYKYFFYFSAHNPQNNRKEIGVAVSDNPTGPFVDSGAPIITDNDRPSEARGGQAIDVDVFQDPKSGKYYLYWGNGFMAGAELNDDMLSVKKETITHMTPKGGNLQTWAFREGAYVFYRKGTYYFMWSVDDTGSPNYHVCYGTSKSPLGPINIDEQNYLVIKQKPEDKIYGTAHNSVLQIPGKDEWYIVYHRINKNFIHHEPGIHREVCIDRMTFDKQGRIIPVVPTLNGPEPLAAKK
- a CDS encoding phosphotransferase: MTIQFLNKEGEATLTLSGRLDTAVSSKVSSDIEQSLASADTIRHLTVDAGPLEYISSSGLRILLMLAKRFKDFRIKDVNPEVYDVLNMTGFTKMMTVERALRQLSIEGCEMIGAGGVGTVYRLDGDTIIKVFREGTTMDEVSKEITMSKEAFVMGMPTAISFDVVKVGSQYGLVYELLQAQTLSACLKQSPERVDELARKYADLFRQMHHIQVPASSCVPNALEHERSQVLHIRRYFPQEEIDFLLQILDAIPSGNSLLHLDLQAKNAMIQNGELMLIDMGEVGYGHPILDLAHAYSAMVTLVGDYEKIIGIPRELGTELWNHAIDYYFEGLPADVVALRKEQIKAVSCVRNFSWLALSDSFPEDVINECKTLFDERVGKHRDQLLAVCQTLKDWQ